TTCTTTTGGGTATCCATGAAGTTAATATAATTCAGGTAAAAGGGGAGGGTGGGGAAGTCTTGGGGTCTTTGGCTCACGCTGAGGGGGAAAATTCAGGGGATTGGATAGGGGGCGGCCGAAGATGAGCGGTACTATCCGGTAATTGTACTAACGGTCCAGAGTAAGTACTTCAAATAAACTTATACAATCCAGCCTCGTTTATTAAGTAAGAAACTCACTTTTTACAAATCCTGATTGGTTAAACATATACCTGAAGGAAAGGAACAGATTCATATAAATACCAATGGTTGATGAAGCAAATATCGCCAGCATTATCCCCACCTGATATCTGATTGCGATAAGAGGTGATGAGCCGCCAAGAATCTGTCCGGTCATCATACCCGGAAGGGAAACTATTCCCATCGTTGCAACAGTAGAGATGGTTGGCAACAGAGCACTCTTTACTGAATTTATGAAAAATGGCTGTACCGCTTCAAATGGAGTCGCTCCCATAAATAAGCTGCTAAGGTACTCTTTTTCATTATGTTTTATCTGAGTGACAAAGCGATCGAGGCCAATAACATTTCCCCTCAAGCTGTTTCCCACAATCATGCCCGCAATAGGGATAAGATAGCGTGCATCATAGAGAGGCTGAGGCTGTATTCCTAAGGCAATAAACACTGAAGCAATTATTATTGTGCTGGTAAGAAGGCCGCAAAAGGTTATCAGGAGCATGGGTTTGCTCTTAACTCCTGCATTGGAATTAACATTGAACCCGGCAATTATGATCATTATCAGTATCCACAGTGCATTCAACAGGAAGTTATTCATTGTAAAAACTACCTGAAGATACACCCCTACAAGAAAAAGCTGTACCGACATGCGCGCGATAGAGATTATCGACTTTTTTACAAGTTTAATGCCGGTAAAATGAAAGAGTACAAGTGGAATAGCCGCGAGGGCATAAATTATAATCAGACCGGTAAGTGTAATATCCTGAGTTTCCATAGTACCGTTATCCGTTTCTTAGAGTCCGGGAGTTTGGGATTACCGTTGCCGTTTTGTTGCTCAGCTGAATTGTCTGGTCAAAAGCTGAGCGCCATTTGGAATTGTGGGAAATGACAAGCATTGTAGTGTTGATTTGCTTGAGTAGGGTTAAAATGGCGGTTTCATTTTCTTCATCCAAAGCAGAGGCCGGCTCATCGATTAACAAAAGATCCCGCTTAAGCAGAAGCGCCCTGGCA
The Chitinispirillales bacterium ANBcel5 genome window above contains:
- a CDS encoding ABC transporter permease, whose product is METQDITLTGLIIIYALAAIPLVLFHFTGIKLVKKSIISIARMSVQLFLVGVYLQVVFTMNNFLLNALWILIMIIIAGFNVNSNAGVKSKPMLLITFCGLLTSTIIIASVFIALGIQPQPLYDARYLIPIAGMIVGNSLRGNVIGLDRFVTQIKHNEKEYLSSLFMGATPFEAVQPFFINSVKSALLPTISTVATMGIVSLPGMMTGQILGGSSPLIAIRYQVGIMLAIFASSTIGIYMNLFLSFRYMFNQSGFVKSEFLT